The Canis lupus familiaris isolate Mischka breed German Shepherd chromosome 34, alternate assembly UU_Cfam_GSD_1.0, whole genome shotgun sequence region cgcggggggcgggggcgggggctgctccGGGGCCACCTGCGGGCCCGTCAGGCTCGCCCGGACTACGGGCAGCGAAGGGCTGTGCCAGGAGCtgggcacctgggcacctgggcaccAAGGCGGCTGTGCGCGGGGCCAGCTGCGCAACCTCCGGCAGGTGCGGACTTGGCGGTGAAAGGTcgggcccaggccccaggcctccGTGCTTCCCGCCGCGGGGCTGCTGCAACCCCAAGGTTTAGGGTAGTGGAAACCTAGGAACAGTGATGAGTCTGAGGGCCTGGGTCAAGGGATAATCAACCCCatctctccactttttttttttaaatattccacttatttatgagagacacagagaaacagagacacagagagagaggcaaagacccaggcagagggagaagcaggccccatgcagggagccggacgtgggactggatcccgggtctccaggatcacgccctgggctgaaggcaggtgctaaaccgctgagccccccgggccgccctATCTCTTCCCTTAATGAGTAGCAGGAAAGTAACTGAATCTCACTTTTGTTATCGGAACTCCTTTGGTATGTAcccaaagtaaaaatttaaaaagcattgtaTTTGTGGAAATTAAATTTCGTATTTCTCAGCcttaaatatgaaaacagagtGGGCATTGTTGCTTTCCCGGCCAGATAACCTCTTTTCTAGAAACTTGTAGAACTTTCTGAGAAATGTGTCCTCAGCTAACTCAGCCTACAGGGTCATACAAGTCACCACTTTCGAACAAGTGAAGTAATAAAAGGTACTTTAAACAGGAAAAAGTCGTTGAGGGGCAATTCTTGTTAACATTTCAGTACATCCTCATCCTGCCTGTTTCCGTACAATTCCTACATCTGTAGCTGTAGCTGGGGAGGCGGCATTTAAAAATCGTCCCTGCAGCTGCTGCAAACTTTCAAGAGAATGCCATAATTTATCTTGAGGGAAGTTGATTTCTTAACTGGGAAATGTGTTGAAAGGCCTTCCTCGAGGGGGAAACAAGTGGCACTCATCTGCAccctgcctgccacccagtctAAAAGGCAACAGTGAGACATAAAGAGGACtaaattgaaagacatttttagggggcacctgggtggctcagtggttgagcatctgccttccgctcaggtcccGATcgcgggatcctgggatcaagtcctgtattaggatccctgcagggagcctgcttctctctctgcttgtgtctctgcctctgtgtctctcattaacaaagtctttaaaaaaaaaaaaaaaaaaaaaaagacatcttaaaAATCATTCGTTGATGACCTATAAACAGGCTTGAGGGCTGGTGACTATAGCGAAAGGGCCGGATGCGGGGAGAGAAGGCTTGGCccgggcccagggaggggctgcgAGGGCCGCTCTGACGAAGtcccacagactgggtggctgagGAACCGCAGGAAGGTATTTGTCACCGCTGGGGAGGCTGCAAGTCCGAGCTGAGGGCAGCCGCACGGGGGTCTGTGGGGCCCCCTCCCGGGTTCAGATGGCGAAGCTGTTGCATCCTCCGATGGTGGAAAAAAGAGaggccagccccccgccccccgaccgCTCCTTCTAGGGCGCTACTGGCATTCAGGaaggctctaccctcatgacccgGTCACCGCCCCAACTCCGCCTCCTAACACACCACCGTGGGGATTAGACTCCCACATGGGAATTTGGGGGGGACACAGTCCGTACCCGGGGGGCACCGGGCCTGACTGCAAATCCGAGTCCCCGCGCCGGCGTGGTCCTCCCTCCCGGGGACCCAGGCCTCTTCCCTGCACTTGTAAGAAAGCGGCGGAAGCCTGTGGCACAAAGCCCCGGGTCCCCTGTAACCACCTCCCTGGTCGCGGCCCTCGCCCGCCTCTCCTGCTACCCAGCCCAAGGCGTGGGACACGTACTTACTTGGAAACGCCCGAGCGGCAAGCTCTGCGTGATGTTATCAGGGACCCGGGCTCCCCTCCTGCGGCCCGCGACAGGCACCTGCCACAGTGCCGGGGCAGCGGGCGCTGCGCCCCTCCGGCCACCCCCGCTGGCCTCTGCCCGGCAGCCCGCATACCTTCCCAGGACGCCTGGCGGCCACACGGGTCCATAATTCCTTTGGAGGCCGTGGCCCGGCTCCTCCAGGTTCCCCTCACCCCCGAGTCAGGGGTATTCATATAAATTTCTCCACTTCCACTGTGGGGTGTGCCCGAACCCAGCTCGCTGTTAGCACGGgaagagcaggggagcagggcctgGAACATCCTAGTTCTGGCTTGACAatggccttggacaagttacaAGCCTTCCTATCCGAGAACAAGAGTTCGGAAGTCTTTTTGGCAAAGGCCCCCTTGCCCTCGATGAGCTGCACATCCATGACTCTGCGCTTACTAAATTAtagtttctctattttattaaacaaaccaaccaacctcCAATTACTTTCTGTGTAGTATAAGCTGATCATGGCTGTCTGTTGTCTTAGCGGAGTAGATTCTAGCCAACGGAGACGTTTTCCTTAGCTTGGGCAACCTTATCTTACTTAAATGTATGCATTCCCTTCAGCTTTTGGAATTTTGAGAATTGTGCAGACTCCACTAACCACCACCCCTGGCTGTGTGGACCATACCGGGGACTCAAAGACGAAGCCCAAGTTTGGTGCCTCCATCACTTATCTTAAATACGGAGTGAGGTTTCTGTCCTTTTGGGCCCTTTGTCCTTACAAGACCCATCACGTGGCCCTTCCCTTGGGCACAAACTCTGTCAAGGGAGTGACCACTCAAACCTCCCCTTTGCTTTCAGGGTCTTGCTCACTTTCATCGCCTACCAACACCATCAACATGTGCCATcgattttgatggcttcctggAGGGCTTACTCCCATATCAACCACACTGGGACAATCAGGGAGCTGGTGGAGAGTGTGAGGAGATGCCCAATTAGTGTTAGTTCAGCTCACACAAGATCCAGAGGAGTTGGCTTAATATTGATTAATTCCCAGCGGATTAAAGGATGGAACAACCCCAAAGATGGCAGGATGGACCTGGCACATATTCACCCTCCCTGCCACTTAAGTCTGGACCCCCCTTCCGAtgcctcctgctctccctccatCCTGCAGTAACTGCCTGCGGTAATTGCAAGGGAGCAGGCCTTTGTCCTGAACCTAATGCTCAGAAAATACTATTGTCATAAATAGCTCAGCTCTGACCATTCTGCATTTACCGAGTTGTTCCGAACACGGTAATGCCCAGCATATTAGGGTGGAGCTAGGGAAAGATTAACAGGGGTGCAAGGGTAGCCAGCTCGGGGAAGGGATCAAAGCACCAGCTCCAAGTGAGCCAGAAAACTTCTGATCCACTCAGGCCAGCCGCAGACCTGCAGATCCCTgggcttcctctctcttccacatACCAGGTGTGGCAGATTGTAGGACTGTACCCTGTCCTATACAACACATGCCTTCTGCCACCACATGACTTGCACTATTTCCTGTGAGAATacaccacccccacccgcacTGGCCCTGGACTTGGCATGAGATTTGCCTTGAGTATCCTGAGATGAGATGATTCAAGCCAATGCCCGCCACCAGTGGCATGCCATGTGGGTGAAAAGAAAACGTGACTATGTCACCCTGAGACTTGAGAGTTATTCCTGCAGCATAATCTGGCAAAAGTTAATGTGCTGGGGTCAAACTCAATGCAATGGAGAAGCAAAGCAAACGAGTGAGGGAGAGTGCGCAAGGCCATGGTGGTGGCGGGGCTGTGGCAGATGGGAGAGGATCAGCTTAAGGTCAGCCTCCAGCATTAAGCtgtgttaagagaataaaaaatgctatttggttaaacatctgagGCTAAGATTTTAATAACGCTGCTGACTGGTATTTACTACTAAAAGTTTAGACTATTAAGAAGcatgtaattaaaaacaaaaagcataaaaaaaaacaaaaaaaacaaaaagcataatgACCCAACCTCTTGTTTTTCATAATCATTTAACTTcttagagatctttttttttttttcttcttagagaTCTTTTAGGCACCAATTTCTAGTTGAAAGAAACAACCTTCTGAAATTGGtaattatttgcatttcattgtgatttcttttgttttaaagggaaattatttttttattttaaaagttttaagaaattctttgatGTAGCTCCCCCAACATCAATATAAACTTCTACAAAACCAAACTAATCATAACACAAAAATAACCACCATCTGTCTTAAAGAAAGTGACTCTTATATGAATGGGGATTAGCAAGGGCATAGATTGATTCCACAggatatttcatttaattgattttattataaGTGATCTCAGaccaggaaaatggaaataactgtCTTATAGAGAATCACACATTAAAATAGTTCtatttgggtggttcagtcagttaagcatccaactcttaaattcagttcagatcatgatctcagtccttgggatcaagccccgagtcaggcctctgagctcagtggggagtctctgcttaagattctttcttccaggggcagccccggtggctcagtggtttaccaccacctttggcccagggcgtgatcctggagacctgggatcgagtcccacgtcgggctccctgcatggagcctgcttctccctctgcctgggtctctgcctctctctctctcgctgtctctctctctctgtgtctcatgaataaataaaatcttgaaaaaaaaaaagtttaaaaaaaaagattctttcttcccctctgccccaccccctccctctctctaaatctttaagaaattaaaataggtCTAATTGAAATTAAGCACATCTTATAGGAGAATTATAAATACTTGAGTATTACTAGAGCTAACTACATATtttcaagtttgtattttttgCCAATGGATTTGATCTTTTGCCAACCTGTCATCCAGAAAAAAGCAATCACTTGTCCCATATGGGCCACAATGGGAAACTGCACAATCTCAAGGTTATGGACAAGGAGTCTTCCTCTTTGACCTACCAGTAGTCAGAGGTGACCTCCATCGCCACTCCTATGAAGAAACATGCTTCTACATCACATGGAACTCAGTTATGATCTTTGACCGCAGATTAGGGTTTTCCTTTTGATGTGAAACTAGTAATAATAGCAGCACCATTTCCCCCCCTCTTTATTCTCAAACTGATTGTTAATGAGAACACACAGATCAATAATATTCATAATACTCTGGCCAAggggttttctctttccttttctgtcttcagaGTCCTTTCCAAAAGGAAAAGGTGCTGCCTGGCATTGTTTTATTCCTAATTTCTcagtgaaaaaaatgagacagatgGAGTGACATAAAAACactgggaatatatttttaaaaacaagacaatagggatccctgggtggcacagcggtttggcgcctgcctttggcccagagcgcgatcctggagacctgggatcaaatcccacattgggctcccggtgcatggagcctgcttctccctctgcctgtgtctctgcctctctctctctgtgtgactatcataaataaataaataatttaaaaaaataaaaaataaataaaaacaagacaataaTTCAGATCttgttttaattcttctctacATTACCATGGTAAAACATTTATCAAAGTCCAAGAGATTACCGATATGCTATAATGACCAATGACTTTACATTAAATAAACTCATCAGTGAAGTAACTGGAAAAAAGTTCAAATGTAAAGGGTGATTTACTATTATCTTTATACAGTATTGAAATGACCATAACACTCAAACACCAGAAAGTCCTAAGTAATATTAAACAGTAATTCATAACAGTTCATAACTGTGAAATGCTGTAACATCTTAAAGTACTTTCTGAATGACCAGAATGGATGaaattttgcttagtataattttagtttttttacacagaactatatattttgaaaaactggTAATCCACGTAAGATATACACAAAACCCTTACCTGACTAGACTGTTCGATGAATAGAACTCCACGTTGCTCTTTGTTATGGACTAATGAGCTTATAATTCAATGAAACCCTTTTCACAAGTTCTAGTTTCTAGAATGGCATGTTCAGATAGTTTGGtcctattaattttattaacaaaaatctCCGCTTCCTTTATAAGACATGTAATTCCTCTTATTATCACCTTCTAAGGGCCAGACTTGATTTCTGTCTAAATAAACCACGAGTGTAACCCTCCAGTCCCTAGTCCGTGGGCACTTCATGAGCCTCAGTTCAGTGTTAAGTCAACACAGTGACCTTCCCATGAGTTTGCCATTGgagattttagtcattttaatacTTTCCACAGAATACCCTGTCTTTCTCTAGGCTTTAGTCAAATTAATAATGGCATGTGGTATTCCTTAGCATAACCTGCCAAAATGTGATAATTTCCTTCGAAGAAAAGCCATGGGCTGCAATCACACGTCTGAGTTGACAGACATCCAAATGGATCctatacaaaaagaaaaggttGGTGTCTTCTGGAATATGGATGTCTACTTTTAATAAGTTCAAACAGATCCCAACATAAACATCTTCAAACTTGATGGGTTTTACATGACTCATCATTTCATAGATTCTTGGCACCAAATCTATGGACATTATATAACCCAACCCACTGCAGTATGGAGGAAACACCTTGAAGGGATACTCCTGGTATGAAATATGGGCTTTTTGATAAAATCCTCTATAGGAATAGTTATCAATCAAAGGATAACCTGTGAAAAACTTCTCTGAGTGGTTTACATTTAAAAGATACTTCACTAAATTGCCAGTATTGATGAAAACATCAGTGTCTGTCTTCATGATGTACTTGGCATTGGGGCAAAACTCAGTTACCCACCTGAATGCCATAATTGTTTTCAAGGTCAGATTATTATATGTGTCTAAAAAATCCTGTCGTATTATGTCACCATAAAGAAGGTGTTCATCCTCTAAGGACAATGCTAacattttgtcttccttttcagCCTGTTGGcctaataagaaaaatgtaagaactTCATATCCCCACCAAGACTTTTTTTCACCCCAAGTAACTCTAATGGCCTGTCTGGCTTTCACATCTGAAGGGTGTGAGGTCACCAGGATGACAAGAAATGGGTTCTGATGAGAGCAGTTTGAATGCTCTCGAAGTGTGAAGCGAAAGTCTTGTCTGTAAATTGGCTCATACTCATAGAAGTACATCCAGTTTACACGTTCTATTACATTGTAGTGGGGCAGGCTGAGGTACCACATCACAAGGAAACTCAGGAGTGACAGCAGGAGGAGGCTCCATTTGAGGGATCTCAGTGACATCCTACTCGGAAGGGTGGTCAAGAGAGAGAGGGCCATCCACAGCAGCTCAGAAGCACGTGAGCCTCAGGTCCTGCAAGATTTATCAGAGAGCTGGTTAGTACTCCAGTACCCAAGATTCATTATTAAATGATAATTGATTCATCTACTTAAAGTGAAAGAGTTGGGACGAAAGCTCCCAAACAAAACCCAGCATCCTGATCTGAACCTACTTAATTTCATTTAACTCTAAGCAAATGTATACCAACAACCAAGAGTGCATTTTAGCTTTTTACATTAAGACCGAGGTTAAAAACATATCCTTCTTTgctttgggaaaataatttttgtttggtttaaaTAACTGTTGAAATAGGATTTTGTCCTGAATGtccagagggacagggagagatgTGTAATGgaggttaaaaaataaacctgcaacaaaaacaaaagcaaaaaaagccaCATTTCTTCTTCACTGCTatggaaaagaagtaaagaaattaaTGCAAAGAGCTATTACCAGCAACATGTCCCATTAAACCAAAGGTCTTTCTCCTATGTGTGATCTGATGTGCATTCTAGCAAATCTGGAATAAGGAAAACCCAGTAGCTACAATTAATTATTCATGTGAAAtgagatgaaagcagagactcTTCACCTGAGAGGCAAAGCCCTCTAGACATAAGCAGGATAACCATCTCCATAGCTTTTTAAATGCTCAAGACTGAAATAGCTTTTATTTGCCCAAAACACATCCCAGCTCCCCTTTTACCTCACTGGCTGAACTCAGTGCTCAGTCTGAATAGCAAGGGCTTAATATTAAAGGCCTGTCCCTAGTACTGAGTGTTCATGTGTTTCCCATTCTAGTCTATTTCAGAAACCCTGTGCCAGATCAGAATCATGGGATGGAACCTCCAAGAACACGTGCTTTTATACTCAATCCCCCCCACCTAGCTGAGATGAGAA contains the following coding sequences:
- the B3GALNT1 gene encoding UDP-GalNAc:beta-1,3-N-acetylgalactosaminyltransferase 1: MALSLLTTLPSRMSLRSLKWSLLLLSLLSFLVMWYLSLPHYNVIERVNWMYFYEYEPIYRQDFRFTLREHSNCSHQNPFLVILVTSHPSDVKARQAIRVTWGEKKSWWGYEVLTFFLLGQQAEKEDKMLALSLEDEHLLYGDIIRQDFLDTYNNLTLKTIMAFRWVTEFCPNAKYIMKTDTDVFINTGNLVKYLLNVNHSEKFFTGYPLIDNYSYRGFYQKAHISYQEYPFKVFPPYCSGLGYIMSIDLVPRIYEMMSHVKPIKFEDVYVGICLNLLKVDIHIPEDTNLFFLYRIHLDVCQLRRVIAAHGFSSKEIITFWQVMLRNTTCHY